A stretch of Moritella sp. F3 DNA encodes these proteins:
- a CDS encoding aminopeptidase P family protein: protein MPQAIELKLAAIRAHMSAANLDAFIVPRADEYLGEYVPAHNERLLWCSNFTGSAGTVIILKDRAAIFTDGRYTIQVKQQVSGDCFEFYHLNEEPHVAWLSEQLPANANVGYDAKVHNLNWHNASEKTLAAKQINLVAVDQNPIDLSWADRPTPTENLGLLLDEKYTGQSSLEKRQQIGADIAKQGADAVLISALDSIAWLLNIRGKDIHCFCVILGSAILRKDGSMSFFTNPAKIPAGFHEHVGTGVEIIEEAQATATYQALGEQQLTVLADPEASNAFSQLTAQRAGATLIAGDDPVALPRACKNTVELSGMRASHIRDGASEVRFLNWLQQEVTAGNLHDEGFLSDKLTTFRASNEHFVELSFDTISAAGGNAAMCHYNHNNGVPAQLPMDSIYLFDSGAQYLDGTTDITRTVAIGTPSAEHKKMFTLVLKGHIALANMKFPAGTNGGQLDSLARQFLWQQGYDYDHGTGHGVGCFLNVHEGPHRIGKNSNSVALLPGMVVSNEPGYYKQDEYGIRCENLIYVVEKDNGHDGKTFYEFETLTLVPFDLHLIDQQLLSQDEVNWINAYHAQVRDALSPLLSGSDLQWLSQATHAI from the coding sequence ATGCCTCAAGCAATAGAACTGAAATTAGCAGCAATACGCGCGCACATGAGTGCCGCGAACTTAGACGCCTTTATCGTACCGCGTGCAGATGAGTACCTTGGCGAATACGTGCCAGCACATAATGAGCGTCTATTATGGTGCAGTAACTTTACCGGTTCTGCTGGTACCGTGATCATTTTAAAAGATCGCGCAGCTATATTTACTGATGGTCGTTATACCATTCAAGTAAAACAACAAGTCAGCGGCGATTGTTTTGAGTTTTATCACCTTAATGAAGAACCACATGTGGCTTGGTTAAGTGAACAATTACCTGCAAATGCTAATGTCGGTTATGACGCTAAAGTACATAACTTAAATTGGCACAATGCCAGTGAAAAAACCTTAGCAGCAAAACAGATTAACTTAGTTGCTGTTGACCAAAATCCGATTGATTTAAGCTGGGCGGACAGACCGACGCCAACAGAAAATCTTGGTTTATTACTTGATGAAAAATACACAGGTCAATCAAGCCTAGAAAAACGTCAACAAATCGGTGCCGATATCGCGAAACAAGGTGCGGACGCCGTACTGATTAGCGCATTAGACTCGATTGCTTGGTTATTGAATATTCGTGGTAAAGACATTCACTGCTTCTGCGTTATTCTTGGCAGTGCGATATTACGTAAAGATGGTTCGATGTCGTTCTTTACGAACCCAGCAAAAATTCCAGCGGGTTTCCACGAACATGTGGGTACAGGCGTTGAAATTATCGAAGAAGCACAAGCAACAGCAACTTACCAGGCACTAGGTGAACAACAGCTAACAGTATTAGCCGATCCTGAGGCATCAAATGCTTTTAGCCAGTTAACAGCGCAACGTGCGGGCGCCACTTTAATTGCAGGCGATGATCCTGTTGCGTTACCAAGAGCGTGTAAAAATACCGTTGAATTGTCAGGTATGCGCGCATCACATATCCGTGACGGTGCTTCAGAAGTACGATTCCTTAACTGGTTACAACAAGAAGTCACAGCGGGTAATTTGCATGATGAAGGCTTCCTTTCTGACAAGCTAACCACTTTCCGAGCATCGAACGAACACTTCGTTGAATTAAGTTTTGATACGATTTCAGCTGCCGGTGGTAATGCAGCTATGTGCCATTACAATCATAATAATGGTGTGCCAGCACAACTGCCGATGGACAGTATCTACCTGTTCGACTCTGGTGCCCAGTACCTTGATGGGACAACGGATATTACCCGTACTGTTGCGATTGGTACACCGAGTGCAGAACATAAAAAAATGTTCACCTTGGTACTGAAAGGTCATATTGCCCTTGCTAACATGAAATTTCCAGCAGGCACGAACGGTGGGCAATTAGATTCATTAGCCCGTCAATTCTTATGGCAACAAGGTTATGACTACGACCACGGCACTGGCCATGGTGTGGGTTGTTTCCTAAATGTACACGAAGGTCCGCATCGCATTGGTAAAAACTCAAATAGTGTCGCATTACTACCTGGTATGGTGGTATCTAATGAACCGGGTTATTACAAACAAGATGAATACGGTATTCGTTGTGAGAACTTGATTTATGTTGTCGAGAAAGACAATGGCCACGATGGTAAAACGTTTTATGAGTTTGAAACATTAACCTTGGTTCCTTTTGATTTGCATCTCATAGATCAACAACTACTCTCACAAGATGAAGTAAACTGGATCAATGCATATCACGCCCAAGTACGTGACGCATTATCACCATTGTTAAGCGGTTCTGATTTACAGTGGTTATCTCAAGCTACACACGCTATTTAA
- a CDS encoding Dyp-type peroxidase has product MTQPQIAIFNEQSQSYHHLEYTFKEDVYLADIQQALQGALTKQTDDINIVIAFGRSTTNTLLPELELPLFNDFTEIASSHGKKALASQGDVMFWIHSDNASHTLEQAFHIQKMLTKIADTQLDISGFQYHKNRDLIGFVDGTANPKEDARQLASLIPEGQSGAGGSFVLSQKWVHDLSSFNAMPVPEQEAVVGRTKEDDIELSGDAMPANSHVSRTDVSGMKIYRRSSPYGNASEHGLYFLAFACDQLRFTTQLQRMYGIPDGVTDRLIDYSDAVTGSYWFAPSQTALDTLMN; this is encoded by the coding sequence ATGACCCAACCACAAATCGCTATTTTTAACGAACAAAGCCAAAGCTACCATCATTTAGAATATACTTTTAAAGAAGATGTTTACTTAGCGGATATTCAGCAAGCACTACAAGGTGCGTTAACGAAGCAAACTGACGATATTAATATCGTGATTGCCTTTGGCCGTAGCACCACGAATACGTTACTACCTGAACTGGAATTGCCGTTATTTAACGATTTTACCGAGATCGCCAGCTCACATGGTAAAAAAGCCTTGGCCTCTCAAGGTGATGTGATGTTTTGGATCCACAGTGACAATGCTAGCCATACATTAGAGCAAGCATTTCATATTCAAAAAATGCTGACTAAAATCGCCGACACGCAGCTCGATATATCAGGTTTTCAATATCACAAAAACCGTGACTTAATTGGTTTCGTTGATGGTACTGCGAATCCAAAAGAAGACGCGCGTCAATTAGCATCATTGATCCCAGAAGGACAATCTGGTGCGGGTGGTAGTTTTGTATTATCACAAAAATGGGTACATGATCTAAGCAGTTTCAATGCGATGCCAGTACCAGAGCAAGAGGCGGTTGTAGGCAGAACAAAAGAAGACGATATTGAATTATCAGGCGATGCCATGCCAGCGAATTCACACGTCAGCCGCACCGATGTATCGGGTATGAAAATCTATCGTCGCAGCTCGCCATATGGTAACGCATCGGAACACGGACTATACTTTTTAGCATTCGCATGTGATCAATTACGCTTCACCACGCAATTACAACGTATGTACGGAATTCCAGACGGCGTCACTGATAGATTGATTGATTATTCAGATGCGGTAACAGGATCATACTGGTTTGCCCCTTCTCAAACAGCACTAGATACATTAATGAATTAA
- a CDS encoding dihydrofolate reductase family protein: MSNVILYIATSLDGYIAKPDHDISWLSHVDVQGEDYGYQTFLEGVSAVMMGNTSFKVIKDFGDWPYANKQCFVASHSPDIIPNDNVTFITDPAATITQLKATNEGNIWLLGGANLADSLLRLDLIDELIISTIPILLGNGIRLFNAPQPALDVTVLSSQCYPSGLVQTHYRIIKNNSH; this comes from the coding sequence ATGTCGAACGTTATTTTATATATAGCAACAAGTTTAGACGGTTATATAGCAAAGCCAGACCATGACATATCATGGCTCTCACATGTCGATGTACAAGGTGAAGATTACGGTTATCAAACCTTCTTAGAAGGCGTTAGTGCCGTGATGATGGGTAATACTTCCTTTAAAGTAATTAAAGATTTTGGTGATTGGCCTTATGCCAATAAACAATGCTTTGTCGCCTCACATTCACCCGATATTATCCCCAATGATAACGTCACTTTTATTACCGACCCCGCTGCGACGATAACACAATTAAAAGCCACCAACGAAGGTAATATCTGGTTACTCGGTGGCGCTAATTTAGCAGACTCATTATTACGACTCGATCTTATTGATGAATTAATTATATCCACCATTCCAATCTTGCTCGGTAATGGTATTCGCTTATTTAACGCGCCACAACCAGCCCTTGATGTCACGGTCTTATCATCACAATGTTACCCATCTGGGTTGGTGCAAACACACTACAGAATAATCAAAAACAACTCGCACTAG